From Streptomonospora salina, the proteins below share one genomic window:
- the trpB gene encoding tryptophan synthase subunit beta → MPPATPDPDRAEVPDAGGHYGPYGGRFSPEALVAALDQVAEEWEKAKNDPGFRTELDALLRDYTGRPSLLTEATRFAEHCGGARVLLKREDLNHTGSHKINNVLGQALLTKRMGKPRVIAETGAGQHGVATATACALMGLDCVIYMGEEDTRRQALNVARMRLLGAEVVPVSVGSRTLKDAINEAFRDWVANVETTHYLFGTVAGPHPFPALVRDLHYVIGDEARSQVLDLTGRLPDAVAACVGGGSNAMGAFAAFVPDTGVGLYGFEAGGEGVSTDRHAAAISGGAPGVFHGARTYVLQDTYGQTLPSHSISAGLDYPAVGPEHAWLADSGRVTYRAVTDAQAMEAFRLLSRTEGIIPAIESAHALAGVRELGAELGPEGVIVVNLSGRGDKDVDTAASYFGLVDGGGETA, encoded by the coding sequence ATGCCACCCGCGACACCGGATCCCGACCGCGCCGAAGTCCCCGACGCAGGCGGCCACTACGGCCCCTACGGCGGCCGCTTCAGCCCTGAGGCGCTGGTCGCCGCCCTCGACCAGGTGGCCGAGGAGTGGGAGAAAGCCAAGAACGACCCGGGATTCCGCACCGAGCTGGACGCCTTGCTGCGCGACTACACCGGCCGCCCCAGCCTGCTGACCGAGGCCACGCGCTTCGCCGAGCACTGCGGCGGCGCCCGCGTGCTGCTCAAGCGCGAAGACCTCAACCACACCGGATCCCACAAGATCAACAACGTGCTCGGCCAGGCGCTGCTGACCAAGCGCATGGGCAAACCCCGGGTGATCGCCGAGACCGGAGCCGGTCAGCACGGCGTGGCCACCGCCACCGCCTGCGCCCTGATGGGGCTGGACTGCGTCATCTACATGGGCGAGGAGGACACCCGCCGCCAGGCCCTCAACGTCGCCCGCATGCGGTTGCTGGGCGCCGAGGTCGTGCCCGTGTCCGTGGGCAGCCGCACCCTCAAGGACGCCATCAACGAAGCGTTCCGCGACTGGGTCGCCAACGTCGAGACCACCCACTACCTCTTCGGCACGGTAGCCGGCCCCCACCCGTTCCCGGCGCTGGTGCGCGACCTGCACTACGTCATCGGCGACGAGGCCCGCTCCCAGGTGCTCGACCTCACCGGCCGGCTGCCCGACGCGGTGGCGGCCTGCGTGGGCGGCGGGTCCAACGCGATGGGCGCGTTCGCCGCCTTCGTCCCCGACACCGGTGTCGGCCTCTACGGTTTCGAGGCCGGGGGCGAGGGCGTGTCCACCGACCGCCACGCCGCCGCGATCTCCGGCGGCGCCCCCGGCGTCTTCCACGGCGCGCGCACCTACGTGCTGCAGGACACCTACGGCCAGACGCTGCCCAGCCACTCGATCTCGGCCGGCCTGGACTACCCGGCGGTGGGACCCGAGCACGCCTGGCTGGCCGACAGCGGCCGTGTCACCTACCGGGCCGTCACCGACGCCCAGGCCATGGAGGCGTTCCGGCTGCTGAGCCGTACCGAGGGCATCATTCCCGCGATCGAGAGCGCCCACGCGCTGGCCGGTGTGCGCGAGCTCGGCGCCGAACTGGGGCCCGAGGGCGTAATCGTGGTCAACCTCTCCGGGCGCGGGGACAAGGACGTCGACACCGCGGCGAGCTATTTCGGGCTCGTCGACGGCGGAGGGGAGACGGCGTGA
- the trpA gene encoding tryptophan synthase subunit alpha produces MSRTALQTALARAKADGRAALIGYLPAGFPDPDSSIKVVEAMVEGGCDVVEVGLPYSDPTMDGPTIQRAADTALAAGTTPPDVLRVVEATAATGAAALVMTYWNPVERYGPDRFCADLAAAGGSGVITPDLIPEEAGDWFAATDASGLDRIFLVAPSSSDRRLRLATQASRGFVYAASLMGVTGTRAQVSGTAERLVARTRDAIGDGGLPVCVGLGISNRSQAAEVASYADGVIAGAGFCQRVLDAPDLETGISAVRSFAEDLALGARDGRV; encoded by the coding sequence ATGAGCCGGACCGCACTGCAGACCGCGCTGGCCCGCGCGAAGGCCGACGGGCGGGCCGCCCTCATCGGCTACCTCCCGGCCGGCTTCCCCGACCCGGACTCCTCGATCAAGGTCGTCGAGGCGATGGTGGAAGGCGGCTGCGACGTCGTCGAGGTCGGCCTGCCCTACTCCGACCCCACCATGGACGGGCCCACCATCCAGCGGGCCGCCGACACCGCGCTGGCTGCGGGAACCACACCGCCCGACGTGCTGCGGGTCGTGGAGGCGACCGCCGCCACCGGCGCCGCGGCCCTGGTGATGACGTACTGGAACCCCGTCGAGCGCTACGGGCCGGACCGGTTCTGCGCCGACCTGGCCGCCGCCGGCGGATCCGGGGTGATCACCCCCGACCTCATCCCCGAGGAGGCCGGCGACTGGTTCGCCGCCACCGACGCGTCCGGGCTGGACCGCATCTTCCTGGTCGCGCCGTCCTCCTCCGACCGGCGGCTTCGGCTGGCGACACAGGCCTCGCGCGGGTTCGTCTACGCCGCTTCGCTGATGGGCGTCACCGGTACCCGGGCCCAGGTTTCGGGCACCGCCGAGAGACTGGTCGCGCGCACCCGCGACGCCATCGGCGACGGCGGGCTGCCGGTATGCGTGGGCCTGGGCATCTCCAACCGCTCCCAGGCCGCCGAGGTGGCCTCCTACGCCGACGGCGTCATCGCCGGAGCCGGATTCTGCCAGCGGGTGCTGGACGCCCCCGACCTGGAGACCGGTATCAGTGCCGTGCGCTCGTTCGCCGAGGATCTGGCCCTGGGCGCGCGGGACGGTCGGGTGTGA
- a CDS encoding SIS domain-containing protein, giving the protein MSAELFAADLAGKPDALTALADRLARADPYRALPALLDDEPAGILLLGVGGARHACAAAAARMRLAGLGAVAEYASAQGSLPPGPGTLVVAVAAGGGDRELCTILDTYVERSAVIVLTDAVEGPVARYADILVPLLAGTEHSGLSCRSFQHALALLLLLGYRLGAPPQGGDVSVSLRRCANATAGLVEQAPQWVPRAAAALDSPDGVHLVAPAERLCSAQLGVQALRQGPVVAAHAAESGEWSHTDRHLAAVSEYRALLFAGSHYDERTMEHLLQLRGRAVAVGGDVAGAEMSVRYPGDGDPDVSLLTEPVAAELLAAHWWGERERSGRAAAG; this is encoded by the coding sequence GTGTCCGCCGAGCTGTTCGCCGCCGATCTGGCCGGAAAACCCGACGCGCTGACCGCGCTCGCCGACCGGCTCGCCCGCGCCGACCCCTACCGGGCGCTGCCGGCGCTGCTCGACGACGAACCGGCGGGGATCCTGCTGCTGGGCGTGGGCGGCGCGCGCCACGCCTGCGCGGCTGCGGCGGCGCGGATGCGCCTCGCGGGCCTGGGAGCGGTGGCCGAATACGCGTCGGCGCAGGGGTCGCTGCCGCCGGGGCCCGGCACGCTCGTGGTGGCGGTGGCCGCGGGCGGCGGCGACCGCGAGCTGTGCACGATCCTGGACACCTACGTCGAGCGGTCCGCCGTCATCGTGCTCACCGACGCGGTGGAGGGGCCGGTGGCGCGCTACGCCGACATCCTCGTACCGCTGCTGGCCGGAACCGAGCACAGCGGCCTGTCCTGCCGCTCCTTCCAGCATGCGCTGGCCCTGTTGCTGCTGCTGGGCTACCGGCTCGGGGCGCCTCCGCAGGGCGGCGACGTGTCGGTGAGCCTGCGCCGCTGCGCCAACGCGACCGCGGGGCTGGTGGAGCAGGCGCCGCAGTGGGTGCCGCGGGCGGCCGCCGCGCTGGACTCGCCCGACGGGGTGCACCTGGTCGCCCCGGCCGAGCGGCTGTGCTCGGCGCAGCTGGGCGTGCAGGCGCTGCGCCAGGGGCCGGTCGTGGCGGCGCACGCGGCGGAGTCGGGCGAGTGGTCCCACACCGACCGCCACCTGGCGGCAGTGTCGGAATACCGGGCGCTGCTGTTCGCCGGCTCCCACTACGACGAGCGCACCATGGAGCACCTGCTGCAGCTGCGGGGCCGTGCGGTGGCCGTGGGCGGCGACGTCGCCGGAGCGGAGATGTCGGTGCGCTACCCGGGCGACGGCGACCCCGACGTCAGCCTGCTCACCGAACCGGTGGCGGCCGAGCTGCTGGCCGCGCACTGGTGGGGCGAACGCGAGCGGTCGGGGCGCGCCGCCGCCGGGTAG
- a CDS encoding Trp biosynthesis-associated membrane protein — translation MSARRGEFAAALAVVAAGAAALLGSSGRTWARARIDLPGPVAAAPVELTGGDTAPTVFAMGTAGLAALAALLATRGAVRRGLGAVVALFGAAALVAVWRGTRTAALEQAAADRSTAHGGIEALHLVALWPAAAAAGAALLVAAGAYTLVRGAAWPAMGSRYDRHSAPGAAPSSDPADLWKSLDSGADPTLDAGPEAVGGSGAAGDGRPAPGTHHEKQKEP, via the coding sequence GTGAGCGCGCGCCGCGGCGAGTTCGCCGCGGCCCTGGCCGTCGTGGCCGCCGGGGCGGCGGCCCTGCTCGGCTCCTCCGGACGCACCTGGGCCCGCGCCCGGATCGACCTCCCCGGCCCGGTCGCCGCCGCGCCCGTCGAGCTGACCGGCGGCGACACCGCCCCGACCGTCTTCGCCATGGGCACGGCCGGGCTGGCGGCGCTGGCCGCGCTGCTGGCCACAAGGGGCGCCGTACGCCGCGGTCTGGGGGCGGTGGTCGCGCTGTTCGGCGCCGCCGCACTGGTCGCGGTCTGGCGCGGAACCCGCACCGCCGCCCTGGAGCAGGCGGCCGCCGACCGCTCCACCGCCCACGGCGGGATCGAGGCGCTGCACCTGGTCGCGCTGTGGCCGGCGGCGGCCGCCGCCGGGGCCGCGCTGCTGGTGGCCGCGGGCGCTTATACGCTCGTGCGGGGGGCCGCCTGGCCCGCCATGGGCAGCAGGTACGATCGCCACAGCGCCCCCGGTGCGGCCCCCTCCAGCGATCCCGCCGACCTGTGGAAGTCGCTGGACAGCGGCGCCGACCCCACCCTGGACGCCGGGCCCGAGGCCGTCGGCGGTTCCGGCGCCGCCGGCGACGGGCGGCCCGCGCCGGGTACCCACCACGAGAAGCAGAAGGAGCCTTGA
- a CDS encoding DUF2752 domain-containing protein produces MEHPNLRAPRRRLHPAAAPLLVGAAGLAGAALLHFVDPNDPGQYPTCPWLLVTGTWCPGCGTMRAIHALTEADLVGALQMNPAAIALAPFVAYGYVRWLYRSFRPPPPRTTPAKAVHPGWLYLFLGALTAFWVLRNVPFGQVLAPG; encoded by the coding sequence ATGGAGCATCCGAACCTCCGTGCGCCGCGGCGCCGCCTGCATCCGGCGGCGGCGCCGCTGCTCGTCGGAGCCGCGGGCCTCGCAGGCGCGGCCCTGCTCCATTTCGTCGATCCCAACGATCCGGGCCAGTACCCCACCTGCCCGTGGCTGCTGGTAACCGGTACCTGGTGCCCGGGCTGCGGCACCATGCGCGCGATCCACGCGCTGACCGAAGCGGACCTCGTCGGCGCCCTCCAGATGAACCCCGCGGCGATCGCCCTGGCGCCGTTCGTGGCCTACGGCTACGTCCGGTGGCTCTACCGCTCATTCCGCCCGCCGCCCCCGCGCACCACCCCCGCCAAGGCCGTGCACCCCGGGTGGCTCTACCTGTTCCTGGGTGCGCTCACCGCTTTCTGGGTCCTGCGCAACGTTCCCTTCGGCCAGGTCCTCGCGCCGGGTTAG
- the lgt gene encoding prolipoprotein diacylglyceryl transferase — translation MTNPLIAPEGAAATGRALAAFPSPDVSSISLGPVTIHFYALCILAGVFAAVFWAERRWAAMGGEKGTVIDLAVPAVLLGLLGGRIYHVVSDYQLYFGPGRNPVEALYITNGGLGIWGAIPLGALGVWWVARRRGLSLSKLSFAIAPAVPLAQALGRWGNYFNQELFGKPTDLPWAVHISLDYTYNAEGAPRPGMQPLPGNATEYYSTYHPTFLYESLWCLALAVLIAWLGRRYGDRLDGGRLFAVYIMGYCVGRFWIEYLRVDPANEILGLRLNNWTSVLVFAAALAYFVWAGRRLDAFSSRVVPVGHDVGTEVFDTDPATSQDSGGAESGDSGAGSADQETGIAGRPRGTDPASSEDG, via the coding sequence ATGACCAATCCGCTGATCGCCCCCGAGGGCGCGGCCGCGACCGGCCGCGCCCTCGCCGCATTCCCCAGCCCCGACGTGAGCTCGATCTCGCTCGGACCCGTCACCATCCACTTCTACGCGCTGTGCATCCTCGCGGGCGTCTTCGCCGCCGTGTTCTGGGCCGAGCGCAGGTGGGCCGCGATGGGCGGCGAGAAGGGCACCGTCATCGACCTCGCGGTGCCCGCGGTACTGCTGGGGCTCCTCGGCGGCCGCATCTACCACGTCGTCAGCGACTACCAGCTGTACTTCGGCCCCGGACGCAACCCGGTCGAAGCCCTCTACATCACCAACGGCGGTCTGGGCATCTGGGGCGCGATCCCGCTGGGGGCGCTGGGCGTGTGGTGGGTCGCCCGGCGGCGCGGCCTGTCGCTGTCCAAGCTGTCGTTCGCCATCGCCCCCGCCGTTCCGCTCGCCCAGGCACTGGGCCGCTGGGGCAACTACTTCAACCAGGAGCTGTTCGGCAAGCCCACCGACCTCCCGTGGGCCGTGCACATCTCCCTGGATTACACCTACAACGCCGAAGGTGCGCCCCGCCCCGGTATGCAGCCGCTGCCCGGAAACGCGACGGAGTACTACAGCACCTACCACCCGACCTTCCTCTACGAGTCACTGTGGTGCCTCGCACTCGCGGTGCTGATCGCCTGGCTGGGCAGGCGTTATGGCGACCGCCTCGACGGCGGGAGGCTCTTCGCGGTTTACATCATGGGCTATTGTGTGGGTCGGTTCTGGATCGAGTACCTGCGAGTCGATCCCGCGAACGAGATCCTGGGCCTGCGGCTGAACAACTGGACCTCCGTGCTGGTGTTCGCCGCCGCGCTCGCTTACTTCGTGTGGGCCGGACGGCGGCTGGACGCCTTCTCCAGCCGGGTGGTCCCCGTGGGCCACGACGTCGGGACCGAGGTCTTCGATACCGATCCCGCCACCTCCCAGGACAGCGGAGGCGCCGAGTCCGGCGACAGCGGAGCGGGGTCCGCGGACCAGGAGACAGGCATAGCCGGGCGACCCCGGGGCACCGACCCCGCGTCGTCCGAGGATGGATGA
- a CDS encoding CD225/dispanin family protein, whose product MSYGQPPPNQPPPNQPPPNQPPPNQPPGGYGPPSAGPGSFPNAAGGTEPPNDFLVPAILSMFCCFPFAIPAILSAAKVNALWNLGDYAGAQDRAAKAKRFTIIAVIVGVIWYLLSTVGYFGIIASIVSNAPASAY is encoded by the coding sequence ATGAGCTACGGTCAGCCGCCCCCGAACCAGCCGCCCCCGAACCAGCCGCCCCCGAACCAGCCGCCCCCGAACCAGCCGCCGGGAGGCTACGGCCCGCCTTCCGCGGGCCCGGGCTCCTTCCCGAACGCCGCCGGCGGCACCGAACCGCCCAACGACTTCCTCGTGCCGGCCATCCTGTCGATGTTCTGCTGCTTCCCGTTCGCCATCCCCGCCATTCTCTCGGCGGCCAAGGTCAACGCGCTGTGGAACCTCGGCGACTACGCCGGCGCCCAGGATCGGGCCGCCAAGGCGAAACGGTTCACGATCATCGCCGTCATCGTCGGTGTGATCTGGTACCTCCTCTCCACCGTCGGCTACTTCGGGATCATCGCCTCGATCGTCAGCAACGCGCCCGCCTCCGCCTACTGA
- a CDS encoding HGxxPAAW family protein, whose translation MADEHHEDHGNTVAAWFLTVSWIVVWTAAGLAIILLDENVVRWTVVGLAASVVCAAVAGLLKKAGMGRTHPRPAPLTREQWEAGGSERAGAGQAGADAAGEPEAAGEPEAAGVR comes from the coding sequence ATGGCCGACGAACACCACGAGGACCACGGCAACACCGTCGCGGCGTGGTTTCTGACCGTGTCCTGGATCGTCGTGTGGACCGCCGCGGGACTGGCGATCATCCTCCTCGACGAGAACGTGGTGCGGTGGACCGTCGTCGGCCTCGCCGCGAGCGTCGTCTGCGCCGCCGTGGCCGGTCTGCTGAAGAAGGCCGGGATGGGCCGCACCCACCCCCGCCCCGCACCGCTCACCCGCGAGCAGTGGGAAGCGGGCGGGTCCGAGCGCGCCGGCGCGGGCCAGGCCGGGGCCGACGCCGCCGGGGAGCCCGAGGCCGCCGGGGAGCCCGAGGCCGCCGGGGTCCGCTGA
- the hisI gene encoding phosphoribosyl-AMP cyclohydrolase, whose translation MSTSPSAGAPGARLAPEIADRLDRNPDGLLPAVVQQHDTGEVLMLAWMDDEALRRTLETGSATYWSRSRREYWVKGATSGNVQRVVGAALDCDGDTLLIRVDQTGAACHTGARTCFDEGGDLPLGAGANARDGEDP comes from the coding sequence ATGAGCACCAGTCCTTCCGCGGGCGCTCCCGGAGCCCGGCTCGCCCCCGAGATCGCCGACCGCCTCGACCGAAACCCCGACGGCTTGCTGCCCGCCGTCGTGCAGCAGCACGACACCGGTGAGGTGCTGATGCTGGCCTGGATGGACGACGAGGCGCTGCGCCGCACCCTGGAGACCGGCAGCGCCACCTACTGGTCGCGCAGCCGCCGCGAGTACTGGGTCAAGGGCGCCACGTCCGGAAACGTGCAGCGCGTCGTCGGTGCCGCCCTGGACTGCGACGGCGACACCCTGCTCATCCGGGTCGACCAGACCGGCGCGGCCTGCCACACCGGCGCCCGCACCTGCTTCGATGAAGGCGGGGACCTCCCCCTGGGCGCCGGCGCGAACGCCCGGGACGGGGAAGACCCGTGA
- the trpC gene encoding indole-3-glycerol phosphate synthase TrpC has translation MSVLDEIVEGVRADLADRQAAAPLERLQKAAESAPWPRDAAAALRRPGVQVIAEVKRSSPSKGALAAITDPAALARDYADGGAAVVSVLTERRRFGGSLDDLDAVRASVSTAVLRKDFIVSSYQLWEARVHGADAVLLIVAALEQQALVSLVERAHSLGLTPLVEVHTEDEVGRALAAGATVVGINARNLKTLEVDRDTFARLAPLVPADRVRVAESGVRGPHDLLAYAGHGADAVLVGESLVSGGHPRDAVADLVTAGAHPALRDRG, from the coding sequence GTGAGCGTGCTCGACGAGATTGTCGAGGGAGTGCGGGCCGATCTCGCCGATCGGCAGGCGGCCGCACCCCTGGAGCGGCTCCAGAAGGCGGCCGAATCCGCGCCCTGGCCCCGGGACGCGGCCGCTGCGCTGCGCCGCCCCGGTGTACAGGTCATCGCCGAGGTCAAGCGCTCCAGCCCGTCCAAGGGCGCCCTGGCCGCCATCACCGACCCCGCCGCCCTCGCCCGCGACTACGCGGACGGCGGCGCGGCCGTCGTCAGCGTCCTCACCGAGCGGCGCCGCTTCGGCGGCAGTCTCGACGACCTCGATGCGGTGCGTGCGTCGGTGTCCACCGCGGTGCTGCGCAAAGACTTCATCGTGAGCTCCTACCAGCTGTGGGAGGCGCGCGTGCACGGCGCCGACGCCGTGCTGCTGATCGTGGCGGCGCTGGAGCAGCAGGCCCTGGTCTCCCTCGTCGAGCGGGCGCATTCGCTGGGCCTGACCCCGCTGGTGGAAGTGCACACCGAAGACGAGGTCGGCCGCGCGCTCGCGGCCGGCGCCACCGTGGTCGGGATCAACGCCCGCAACCTCAAAACCCTTGAGGTCGACCGGGACACCTTCGCCCGTTTGGCGCCGCTGGTGCCCGCCGACCGCGTCCGTGTCGCCGAGTCCGGCGTGCGCGGGCCCCACGACCTGCTCGCCTACGCGGGCCACGGTGCCGATGCGGTACTGGTCGGCGAGAGCCTCGTCAGCGGCGGCCACCCCCGCGACGCCGTCGCCGACCTGGTCACGGCGGGCGCCCACCCCGCCCTGCGGGACCGGGGCTGA
- a CDS encoding MauE/DoxX family redox-associated membrane protein, whose translation MDTTDRSATPTEPTEPSAAHRRWAAAQPWLTLLARLVLAGVLAWAAVSKLPPALSVQSVEAYQLFPAGVAEFIGFTLPLLEIAFALLLVLGLATRYAGAATGLLMIVFIAGIASAWARGLAIDCGCFGTGGQVSQGETSYGLDIARDLGFLALAAFIAVLPRSPLALDRLFGLYR comes from the coding sequence TTGGACACCACAGACCGTTCGGCGACCCCGACCGAGCCGACCGAGCCGTCGGCTGCGCACCGCCGCTGGGCGGCGGCCCAGCCCTGGCTCACCCTGCTCGCGCGCCTCGTCCTGGCCGGCGTGCTGGCGTGGGCGGCGGTGAGCAAGCTGCCGCCGGCTCTGTCGGTGCAGTCCGTCGAGGCATACCAGCTCTTCCCGGCGGGGGTCGCCGAGTTCATCGGCTTCACGCTGCCGCTGCTGGAGATCGCCTTCGCGCTGCTGCTGGTTCTGGGACTGGCCACGCGTTACGCCGGCGCGGCCACGGGCCTGCTGATGATCGTGTTCATCGCGGGGATCGCCTCGGCATGGGCGCGCGGCCTCGCCATCGACTGCGGGTGCTTCGGAACCGGCGGCCAGGTCTCCCAGGGCGAAACGAGCTACGGGCTCGACATCGCGCGCGACCTCGGCTTCCTGGCGCTGGCGGCGTTCATCGCGGTGCTGCCGCGCTCGCCGCTGGCGCTGGACCGGCTGTTCGGCCTCTACCGCTGA
- a CDS encoding DsbA family protein: MGKAAREASRERLRQEREREKKRAARTRMLGVAGAALAVVLVVVGGGYLLFSQQQEQEQEFADRYEDLPAQELQEDGSVVLAGQDVQAPVVEVYADFQCPACEQFENASGPTLQQLAAEGDAIVHYRPVSIFAQSQAPLSANSLRGAAAARAAADHGGFVQFNDLLFENQPAEGSEGFAVEELKQWGEDAGIDDPAFAQRVEDESEVAATFTDDYMPRLRSAAQDRLSESEIQEMGVAGLIEWGGDNGVDGSFLEDTYVREVIDATGAVKDRYSAGANAFAGTPSVYVNGEKMGDAAFSGDGVRDAVEQAGPGEVSTEALAAGTGDAGASPEPEVSP; this comes from the coding sequence ATGGGCAAGGCTGCACGGGAGGCGTCCCGCGAGCGACTCAGGCAGGAACGGGAGAGGGAGAAGAAGCGGGCGGCGCGCACCAGGATGCTCGGCGTGGCCGGCGCCGCACTGGCCGTGGTGCTGGTCGTGGTGGGCGGCGGCTACCTCCTGTTCTCCCAACAGCAGGAGCAGGAGCAGGAGTTCGCCGACCGCTACGAGGACCTGCCCGCGCAGGAATTGCAGGAGGACGGCAGCGTCGTGCTCGCCGGCCAGGACGTCCAGGCCCCGGTCGTCGAGGTCTACGCCGACTTCCAGTGTCCGGCCTGCGAGCAGTTCGAGAACGCCAGCGGCCCCACACTGCAGCAACTGGCCGCCGAAGGCGACGCGATCGTGCATTACCGGCCGGTCAGCATCTTCGCCCAGTCCCAAGCGCCGCTGAGCGCCAACTCGCTGCGCGGCGCGGCCGCCGCCCGCGCGGCCGCCGACCACGGCGGCTTCGTCCAGTTCAACGACCTGCTGTTCGAGAACCAGCCCGCCGAGGGGTCGGAGGGCTTCGCGGTCGAGGAGCTCAAGCAGTGGGGCGAGGACGCCGGCATCGACGACCCCGCCTTCGCGCAGCGCGTCGAAGACGAAAGCGAGGTCGCGGCGACCTTCACCGACGACTACATGCCCCGGCTGCGCTCGGCGGCCCAGGACCGGCTGAGCGAGTCCGAGATCCAGGAGATGGGCGTGGCCGGTCTGATCGAATGGGGCGGCGACAACGGCGTGGACGGGTCCTTCCTCGAGGACACCTACGTCCGGGAGGTCATCGATGCCACGGGGGCGGTGAAGGACAGGTACTCTGCCGGAGCGAACGCGTTCGCCGGTACACCCTCGGTCTACGTCAACGGCGAGAAGATGGGCGACGCCGCATTCTCCGGCGACGGCGTCCGCGACGCCGTCGAGCAGGCCGGCCCCGGCGAGGTGAGCACCGAAGCGCTCGCCGCGGGTACGGGCGACGCCGGCGCCTCGCCTGAGCCAGAAGTGTCACCCTGA
- a CDS encoding bis-aminopropyl spermidine synthase family protein: MNDRTGDGSAPHGPADPPPALTDLLAGHGVGAARLHRVLAALADGDWWSPRELARRTAVAHRAVQSVLDALTGEVCWDGAGARVRLLRPDDYGSFHRPETADPVAHLLDGYGETAAELRRLVDEAPAPRTDLDHVAATAETALRRGLLLASRFTLEGAQLLCVGDHDLTSLAATLVAPGLQAAVVDVDERMLAYIDDAARRLDLAVHCYFGDLRLGLPDAVRGRADLAFTDPPYTPEGVELFVRRGLDGLADPQHGRVLLAYGASETTPALTAKTQSRLSALGLATEALWPDFNRYLGAEAIGAASDMYVLRPTGRTPAAGRGSGRTARVYSRGANAAEARGALEESHARAVLQRAGAETAVGEWPRAALEPAPGADGGAESPAPHRVRLDTWLESPADAGRAALNLTGGWEELLGRALLAAPGPEAAAVVPASHTAVRDRAGQRALARLLAPRFRVRFLSGTPAPRLTTVRAVENAQGADWADELLLYCQRRPHGRLAATLRAGLVRVSSAAGDPVNKRTARQEVAAAVPWLSGHTLLDLPEHRMPRLRAAVADLAARTVTAPYPPQGD, from the coding sequence ATGAACGACCGCACCGGCGACGGCTCCGCTCCCCACGGCCCCGCCGATCCGCCCCCGGCCCTGACCGACCTCCTCGCGGGCCACGGCGTCGGCGCCGCGCGGCTGCACCGGGTACTCGCCGCGCTCGCCGACGGGGACTGGTGGTCGCCGCGGGAGCTGGCGCGCCGCACCGCCGTGGCCCACCGCGCGGTGCAGTCCGTGCTCGACGCCCTGACCGGCGAGGTCTGCTGGGACGGCGCGGGTGCTCGGGTGCGGCTCCTGCGGCCCGACGACTACGGCTCGTTCCACCGCCCGGAAACCGCCGACCCCGTCGCCCACCTGCTGGACGGCTACGGCGAGACCGCCGCCGAACTGCGCCGCCTGGTCGACGAGGCCCCCGCGCCCCGCACCGACCTGGACCACGTCGCCGCCACCGCCGAAACCGCGCTGCGCCGCGGACTGCTGCTCGCCAGCCGCTTCACGCTGGAGGGCGCGCAGCTGCTGTGCGTGGGCGACCACGACCTGACCTCGCTGGCGGCCACCCTGGTCGCCCCGGGGCTGCAGGCCGCCGTGGTCGACGTCGACGAGCGGATGCTGGCCTACATCGACGACGCCGCCCGCCGCCTGGACCTTGCGGTCCACTGCTACTTCGGCGACCTGCGGCTGGGCTTGCCCGACGCCGTGCGCGGCCGCGCCGATCTGGCCTTCACCGACCCGCCCTACACCCCCGAAGGCGTCGAGCTGTTCGTGCGCCGCGGCCTGGACGGGCTCGCCGATCCGCAGCACGGACGCGTGCTGCTGGCCTACGGCGCCAGCGAGACCACCCCGGCGCTGACGGCCAAGACCCAGTCGCGGCTGAGCGCGCTGGGGCTCGCCACCGAGGCGTTGTGGCCCGACTTCAACCGCTACCTGGGCGCCGAGGCGATCGGCGCGGCCAGCGACATGTACGTGCTGCGGCCGACCGGCCGCACCCCCGCGGCGGGACGCGGATCGGGGCGCACGGCACGGGTCTACAGCCGCGGCGCCAATGCGGCCGAGGCCCGGGGAGCGCTGGAGGAGTCGCACGCGCGCGCCGTCCTGCAGCGCGCCGGGGCCGAGACCGCCGTGGGCGAGTGGCCGCGCGCCGCTCTGGAACCGGCGCCGGGCGCCGACGGCGGCGCCGAGAGTCCCGCGCCGCACCGCGTGCGGCTGGACACCTGGCTGGAGAGCCCTGCCGACGCCGGGCGCGCGGCGCTGAACCTCACCGGCGGTTGGGAGGAGCTGCTGGGGCGGGCGCTGCTGGCCGCGCCCGGCCCCGAGGCGGCCGCCGTGGTGCCCGCGTCCCACACCGCGGTCCGCGACCGGGCGGGCCAGCGCGCGCTGGCCCGCCTCCTGGCCCCGCGCTTCCGGGTGCGCTTCCTGAGCGGAACCCCGGCACCGCGGCTGACGACGGTGCGGGCCGTGGAGAACGCGCAGGGCGCCGACTGGGCCGACGAGCTGCTCCTGTACTGCCAGCGCCGCCCCCACGGCCGACTCGCCGCCACGCTGCGCGCCGGGCTGGTGCGGGTTTCGAGCGCCGCCGGGGATCCGGTCAACAAGCGCACGGCCCGCCAGGAGGTCGCCGCGGCCGTGCCCTGGCTCAGCGGACACACGCTGCTCGACCTGCCGGAGCACCGCATGCCCCGCCTGCGCGCCGCGGTCGCCGACCTCGCCGCCCGGACGGTCACCGCCCCGTATCCCCCGCAGGGGGACTGA